Proteins co-encoded in one Oreochromis aureus strain Israel breed Guangdong linkage group 3, ZZ_aureus, whole genome shotgun sequence genomic window:
- the LOC120438828 gene encoding E3 SUMO-protein ligase ZBED1-like, with amino-acid sequence MKIIDKRYELPSRKYFSKTIIPSMYSTEREKVAAELRYVKHVAATSDLWSSRTMEPYISLTVHYIDNKWELRTRVLETAYFPSDHTGEMVGQGLRVMLSAWDISEEDLVAITTDNGPNIVKAVKLNKWTRVQCFGHRLHLAIENTLKNHPPVERATKGYQVCCCPFLKPNPLYTYSDSEDEQPTKKRFPQAPRVKIPALTTPQSSPQPTDSRHHNAPPSFWHLSPLRQNTPNDTALRSPQHAESDVKAFPIDDSRDSVRPLLQGKFEHLGISDFPWYKW; translated from the exons ATGAAAATAATTGACAAGAGATACGAACTCCCATCAcgaaaatatttttcaaaaactATCATTCCCAGCATGTACAGCACAGAGAGGGAAAAGGTTGCTGCTGAATTGAGATACGTTAAGCACGTTGCAGCCACATCCGATCTCTGGTCCAGCCGCACAATGGAGCCGTATATTAGTCTCACAGTTCATTACATCGACAACAAATGGGAGCTGCGTACCAGAGTGCTCGAGACGGCCTATTTTCCATCTGATCACACGGGGGAGATGGTTGGACAGGGGTTGAGAGTGATGCTGTCTGCATGGGACATCAGTGAAGAGGACCTTGTTGCTATAACAACTGACAACGGTCCAAATATTGTGAAAGCTGTCAAGCTCAATAAATGGACACGGGTGCAATGTTTTGGGCACAGGCTGCACCTGGCAATCG aaaacACCCTGAAAAATCACCCCCCTGTGGAACGGGCAACGAAGGGATACCAAGTCTGCTGCTGCCCCTTTTTGAA accaaatccccTGTACACATATAGTGACTCTGAGGATGAGCAGCCCACAAAAAAACGGTTTCCCCAGGCAcctcgagtgaaaataccag ccctcacCACTCCGCAGTCTTCCCCCCAGCCCACTGACAGCAGGCATCATAATGCCCCTCCCAGCTTCTggcacctttcgccactccggcaGAACACTCCAAACGACACGGCTTTGCGATCTCcccagcatgcagagtctgatgtcaaggccttccctatagatg attccagagactctgtgaggccactattacaaggcaagttcgAACATCTTGGAATTTCAGATTTTCCATGGTATAAATGGTAA